In Miscanthus floridulus cultivar M001 chromosome 8, ASM1932011v1, whole genome shotgun sequence, the sequence AGAaaaatgtgtgtgtgtatatatatatatatatatatatatatatatatatatatatatatatatatatatatatatagagagagagagagagagttactGTTCTGCAGCTAACCACAGAATAGCTTATTCTatagtcactttgagttacgataactGATCAGAGGATATTGATCAGGGGATCCCTACCTTTCATATAGTCCGGGAGTAGGGTTGCTACATATAGAGTCCTGATCGATTTACATGTAGGTTTCTTAGTTTGTTACAAGTAAATCTAGTCAGTTACAGCATATGGAGTCGGTTTCTAAGTATGTCTTTATATACCTTGTCATCCAATTAGATGAGATAACCCCGTCCAGTTGGGCCTACCGAGTAGTCGGGCCGGGGCACCCCTTCCTGGTTGGGCAATTTCCCTAGAGGTGAGGATACCCGGTATCCATGTAGTTGATATATAGTAGCCCTGAGCCTCTGTGCGATTTGGAGAATCGGATGGAGGGTTAATCATAGTTGAAGTCTGAATGCGAATGCTTTCTGTGTCCGAGTGCTCCGAGTCTCCTAGGTGCCTCATGTCGTCAAGCCCAAGTGCTTCTTCTGTAGTCATAGCTCTTTGGGTTCACGCAAGCGGCTTCCGCCGGCCGCCGCGTGCTTATGAGTGCCATGGCGAGCTTCTGCCTGCTGCCTCGGGCTTTCGAGTGCCATGTGTGCCGCTGCGGGATGACGAGTGTTGCAGTGGTACCACCAGCCATCGTGGGCTTCCGAGTGCCGTGGCGGGCTATCGTGTGCCGTGGCAGGATGACGAGTGCCGCGGCGGGCTACCGCCTGCCGCTACGGGCTTCTGAGTTGATAATGGTGGAGTCCAAGCCCCTGAAATGAAAAAGCTTGGTTGCTGTCAAAGATAACGGTGAGGGTATGCGTCCTGCcgagtcggtgatgaagtccaggctgCCGAAGGTGATATTGTCGCCCAGAGTAAGATCATTGGTGCTATTGATGCAGAAACCCATCTAATCTATTTAGATTGATTTGCGCACGATGTTTGCCAACCTGACACTCTAACTTTCATCGTTTTTTTACATCCGACTAGTAATTGTTGTATCACGTGCCTCTCTCGCCGTCAAGGGGAGCTGCGTTGCAAGAATTGTACCCCCTAGTCGTCGTGGCCGTCAATCACACATTGTGCGTTGAAATTGCCAAAAGTGACGGGCGTTATTAGAACCCGTTACCTTTTAGTAGTACTAACAACATTATTAAGTGAAGGGCATCCTTTTCTGCCCCTCACTTTAGCAACTTTGTCGTCCGTCACTATTCAGTTGTTCTAAAGTTAGTGTAATCCCGTACAATTGTGCGTGCTCCTTGATCTAGTTTCATTAAACAAAAACAATCCAGAGAAGCTAGCAAACGTTACAGGAGCAGTTGGTACGTACATGAGCCATACATGTTACAGTTCCCATGAAGAAAACAAGACGGCTAGCGTCATCCACTAACTCGATCAATctcaaatttatttatttattactgATGgtagttttatatatatatatatatatatatatatatatatatatatatatatatatatatatatatacacacacacacacacacacacacacatacatacataccGCAAGCACCGGGGGAGGACGGACAGTAAGTACCAACGCCTGACTCAGGCCTGGACACAAACCCTAGCTGTCAACAGAGACAGGGGAATTAAACACACAGATCGAAAAGCACACGCACGGCAAGGCAGCGGCAACAACGAACAAACTGGTAGCCAGCACTAATACTGGCCGGCCGAACCCGACCGCCCGGATGGAGGTGCAGGCACGGGGGCAACCGCAGGCATAAGGGATCGACAACGGGGGACGTCTTCGTCCCTGGTTGGTGCCTCCGGCATGGTCTCACTTGCAATCCGCGGATCGGAGGGAGCGAGCCTGATCTTTGCCATCACGATAGAGCATCCGTATAATAACTGCAATTCAATCGCCGTCGGTATAGTGCGCGATCTGCACATAGGGGAAGGGAATATTTTTCGGATGCTAGGCCGATAACCATGCCAGCAGTAGTATACACTATACTATAATACACACATGTATGTATGCTTTGCACGTACCCAGCTGTGTTTGCTCCCGCACATCCGACGATTAGCGTCTCGAGGCCAGGCAAGTTGTTGATGGCGTATTGCAGAGTTTCCTGAATATGCGCTCCTTCGTAGATTTTGCCGAAAATGGCCTGTGCTCACAGCAGTACATATACATTATATATATGGAAATTATTTCCTACTCccagggagtagttactcccatgtgtATATCTTTAGATTTAGGGTGTATATGGTCGTACTAGACCATCTAGGGCAGTATATAAGTCAAGTATGCAAGTATACatagagtatatggttatacttattttatatactaatataacggtattataataatatattaaaaaatagggGTTCTTTTGAGATTTGGAGTATCTTAAAATGAGTATATAAACATACTCGAACTGATAAATGAGTACGCATCGTGGTTTTTTGAAGAATGGAGTAACTACTCCGGGAGTAGAAAAAATATgtgtatatagagagagagagagaattacTGTTCTGTAGCTAACCACATAATAGCTTATTCTatagtcactttgagttacgataactACTATACTAATTTATAAAATCACTGTAAcaccttactaagtgatttaccaTAATATTATAGTAAATATCCCCATGAGTTATCATAACACATGTATCGTAGATATGTATTTACTTTATCGTAAATTAGAATAAAAATTATCGTAAAcagaggtggctatagaataagttattctataggaAGTTATTCTATAGtaggccatatatatatatatatatatatatatatatatatatatatatatatatatatatatatatatatatatatatatatatatatatatactgttttgcagctggccatagaataactaattctgtggccactttgagttacgataattactattctAATTTACGATATTACAGTacctccttactaagtgatttactataacattatggtaaatatcaccgtgagttgtagtaacatgagtatcgtaaatgcatattcatgttatcgtaaattggtacaaacattatcgtaaatcaaggtggctatagaataagttattctatggccagctgcagaatagccttGTATTTGCAAATTACGTGTATGCGTGCATGTATGTACGGAGAAATctgtgtatatatataccttACAGAAGTCCTTTGCCAAAGTTTGAAACTCTATAATCCTATGCCTATGCATATCATCTTGGGCTTCCTTTATGAATGGGCTCTCCATTTTGTCGAAGCTATCGAGTGGTGGGCCTGTACCAACCAATTGTAAtactttgtaaaaaaaaacaaTTGGAATAATGCATATAATAATGGAAAGTTCATCTACCTATAGAAGGCACAGCTATGATATCCTTATTCAACTATCTTTATACTACCTCTATTTCAGAAATGTTGTTGTTTTAGTTTTCTCAAAAGTCAAGTCTTTCTATATTGACTATCAATTTCAGAAAATTTGTGTAGTTTAACGTCATAAGATTTGTGTTTTTGGATTCGCCGTAAGAAATATTTCATAATATATACTTTGCATGTTGTTAAGCGTCTATACAAATTTATAGGAATTGATAGTAAAAGACAAAATTGTATGACTAGGGGTAAAGCTAAAACGACAACTTTTGTGAAATAGAGGGAGTATATACTAACTACTATATTGCAGGCACTTTTATTTTGGAGCTGCATGGCAACACTTATATGAGGCATGCTATGTAAAAAAAATcctacaaaataaaaaaaaatcaaaactgcAGAAATAAATACTAtatatagatttttttttaacGTTAGATGAGAGAAGAGAAACTCCGTATATGTAACAAGTACTATACTTGCCAAAAAGAATAAAAGGTGGATCGAGTCCTCACTACAAGAAATCAGGCTTTTATACTAATCACAAAGGAGCCGGACCTTTGTAGCTAGAGcagctatatatatattagtTGCTATTGTTATTTAGGTTTTTTTTTTGGCACAGCTCTAGGTCCCGCACCATGTCAGATTTGTAGTTTATAGTTCAAAATAATGTGTCTAAACCTATATTTTTGTTGCTCTTCCAAacaccctctctgtatcccacctCTAAGGCTCTAACTCCACGGATTCGTGGAGCCAGAGATAGCTAGCTAGCTGATCTATGATCCGTGGAGCTGTAGCTATGACAAATAGGATCTTTTTGTTGCAAATAAAGATAGTTGCATAGTGGTGGCTACAACTTGGTCAATATCGGCATTTATCATCTAACACCTTGGTGACTAAAACCCTATCTATGGCGACCAATATGTTCTATAGTAGACAA encodes:
- the LOC136474394 gene encoding uncharacterized protein, with translation MEASPANIQKCVGVAIFDFSENGLTALKWAHDFIKLPVGYKLCIIRIRQVDGRSPREFPDGPPLDSFDKMESPFIKEAQDDMHRHRIIEFQTLAKDFCKAIFGKIYEGAHIQETLQYAINNLPGLETLIVGCAGANTAGSRTIPTAIELQLLYGCSIVMAKIRLAPSDPRIASETMPEAPTRDEDVPRCRSLMPAVAPVPAPPSGRSGSAGQY